A window of the Henckelia pumila isolate YLH828 chromosome 3, ASM3356847v2, whole genome shotgun sequence genome harbors these coding sequences:
- the LOC140891470 gene encoding protein NLP2-like isoform X2, whose protein sequence is MMDSDNVGSWNTNPPSPENILKQTQTQTSDLFLDNPQMDRRDLSHHSSESTVPSGSLNKLDMETRLWVGTDRNIINARAPVSVRKRLDEAIKRLKDSVRDKNVLIQIWFPVKINGRRVLITNNQPFSLDLNCKNLKEYRDVSENYQFPADEGSKEFVGLPGRVFLKKLPEWTPDVRFFKSEEYPRVVYAQQYNVGGSLALPVFELGSRRCLGVVEIVTTNQRLNYRPELENICRALQAVDLKSFDVPSPLSIEGCDESYQSAVAEIRNIVKYVCSVHELPLAQTWAPCTQHNKQGCRHSDENYAHCVSTIDSACYVADPQVSGFHEACSEHHLLKGEGIPGKAFMSNKPCFSADVTSFSKTDYPLSHHARVFKLCAAVAIRLRSTYTGKADFVLEFFFPLKCKDSDDQKMLLDSLLSVLHQTCQSLRVLSHQELAQETSDKETSSTTAGRSGEDKWPNFIASRAEEPSQNAPSWIMNIMDSQQKGKGVSVSFDDDSKEEGGFRVTTQWDNPENFSHSSGYLSLEGKANEKRKTKAEKTISLQVLRQYFAGSLKDAAKSIGVCPTTLKRICRQHGITRWPSRKIKKVDHSLKKLQLVMDSVQGAEGPIKLGSFYNNFPEFVSPNSSPKLPVDASNMNIQTASKSPTSSSSHSTSSSYCLSTGVKQSSLTLIGDALSAEEMIDQGVLKRARSDAELLLLEAPPMPHNSSRQAKDNDIVPYRIKATFGEEKIRFSLHPHWSFNDLRGELFRRFNVENNVGKVDIKYLDDDAEWVLLTCDADLDECVDIHRSSKTRTIKITVINKAYNQSLGSSFGSNK, encoded by the exons ATGATGGATTCTG ACAACGTAGGCAGCTGGAATACGAATCCTCCGAGTCCGGAAAATATCTTGAaacaaacacaaacacaaacatCAGATTTGTTTCTTGATAATCCGCAAATGGACCGTCGTGATCTTTCTCATCATAGCAGTGAATCCACTGTTCCATCGGGTTCTTTGAATAAACTCGACATGGAAACGAGGTTGTGGGTTGGAACGGACCGGAACATAATCAATGCACGTGCTCCCGTTTCAGTGAGGAAGAGGTTGGATGAGGCTATTAAACGCCTCAAAGATTCTGTGAGAGATAAAAATGTGCTTATCCAAATCTGGTTTCCTGTGAAGATAAATGGCAGAAGAGTGCTTATAACTAACAACCAGCCATTTTCACTGGATTTAAACTGCAAAAATCTTAAGGAGTACAGGGATGTATCTGAAAATTACCAATTCCCAGCAGATGAGGGGTCGAAAGAGTTTGTTGGGCTGCCGGGCAGGGTTTTCTTGAAGAAGTTGCCCGAATGGACTCCTGATGTTCGGTTTTTCAAAAGCGAGGAGTATCCGCGCGTTGTTTACGCTCAGCAGTACAATGTTGGAGGATCACTTGCGCTTCCTGTTTTTGAACTGGGGAGTCGTCGTTGCTTGGGGGTGGTCGAAATTGTGACGACTAATCAGAGACTCAATTACCGCCCTGAACTTGAAAACATCTGCAGAGCTCTACAG GCTGTTGATTTGAAGAGTTTTGATGTTCCAAGTCCCCTCAGTATAGAG GGTTGTGATGAATCTTACCAATCTGCCGTGGCAGAGATCAGAAATATTGTGAAATATGTGTGCAGTGTGCATGAACTGCCTTTGGCACAGACATGGGCGCCCTGTACTCAACATAATAAACAAGGGTGCCGACACTCGGATGAGAACTATGCACATTGTGTTTCAACTATTGACTCGGCCTGCTACGTTGCTGATCCCCAAGTTTCCGGCTTTCATGAGGCGTGCTCCGAACACCACTTGCTCAAAGGTGAAGGTATTCCAGGGAAAGCCTTCATGAGTAATAAACCGTGTTTTTCTGCGGACGTGACGTCTTTCAGCAAGACAGATTACCCTCTCTCACACCATGCTAGGGTGTTTAAGTTGTGCGCTGCTGTGGCGATACGACTCAGAAGCACCTACACGGGAAAGGCTGACTTTGTTCTGGAGTTCTTCTTTCCTCTAAAATGCAAAGACTCCGACGATCAGAAGATGCTGCTCGACTCTTTGTTGTCTGTTTTGCATCAAACTTGCCAGAGCCTGAGGGTTCTGTCCCACCAAGAGTTGGCTCAAGAAACATCAGATAAAGAGACGAGTAGCACCACAGCAGGCAGGTCAGGGGAGGACAAATGGCCAAATTTTATCGCTTCTCGCGCAGAAGAACCTTCTCAAAATGCTCCATCCTGGATCATGAATATAATGGATTCCCAGCAAAAAGGTAAAGGAGTCTCTGTTTCTTTTGATGATGATAGCAAGGAGGAAGGAGGGTTCAGGGTGACAACTCAGTGGGATAATCCTGAAAACTTTTCCCATTCTAGTGGGTATCTTTCCTTAGAGGGGAAAGCAAATGAAAAGAGAAAGACAAAGGCTGAGAAGACCATTAGTTTGCAAGTACTTAGGCAATATTTTGCTGGGAGCCTAAAAGATGCTGCCAAGAGCATTGGGG TTTGTCCTACTACTCTGAAGAGAATATGCAGGCAGCATGGGATCACCCGATGGCCTTCTAGGAAGATAAAGAAAGTAGACCACTCATTGAAGAAACTCCAACTTGTGATGGATTCAGTCCAGGGCGCCGAGGGTCCTATTAAGCTCGGTTCTTTCTATAACAACTTCCCCGAATTCGTCTCTCCCAATTCCTCTCCCAAGCTACCTGTGGACGCTTCAAACATGAACATCCAGACTGCTTCAAAGTCACCTACTTCCTCCAGCAGTCACAGCACAAGTTCAAGTTACTGCCTCTCCACTGGGGTGAAACAATCATCTCTCACTCTCATTGGAGACGCTTTATCCGCAGAAGAAATGATTGATCAAGGGGTGCTAAAGAGAGCAAGGAGTGATGCAGAATTGCTTCTCCTAGAGGCCCCGCCGATGCCACATAATAGCAGCAGGCAGGCAAAGGACAACGACATAGTCCCTTACAGGATAAAAGCCACTTTCGGAGAAGAAAAGATCCGGTTCAGCCTGCATCCACACTGGAGTTTCAATGATTTAAGAGGAGAGCTTTTCAGGCGTTTCAATGTAGAAAACAATGTGGGTAAAGTTGATATAAAATACCTGGATGATGACGCCGAATGGGTGCTTTTGACATGCGACGCTGATCTTGATGAGTGTGTTGACATACACAGATCATCCAAGACCAGAACCATAAAAATTACTGTCATTAATAAAGCTTATAACCAAAGTCTTGGAAGTTCATTTGGTAGCAATAAATAG
- the LOC140890822 gene encoding LOW QUALITY PROTEIN: mitochondrial import inner membrane translocase subunit TIM44-2-like (The sequence of the model RefSeq protein was modified relative to this genomic sequence to represent the inferred CDS: deleted 1 base in 1 codon): MASRKLLRDFLINKHILLRPQLIAPKQALSRWERPQFILSNGNMLRREFSVFNEFSKKIKGEVERNQEFQQSIKEFKEKAQELKGVKEDLKARTKQTTEKLYKNVDGVWTEAEAKAKKVYADMEEKITAAKIEVKESLGAGKQEPTGSDGTPSSDCPNGNVGDKSAFGEEKQQGQQQQPESDDQQQQQQQQQQQQQQQQPESDDNFKTLFGKVKDGFYSISPKVSLAFNKVKEAKPIDLVKKSYEIVKDELKGNPNRRKRLEYDVSSAPSSSKFERSTRTDIVVLPSKQSPWSKKWEAFKNKMRGHPMFKRVSGISEPVLEKSQEIAEDMRERWETSDHPVVHKIQDISETVLGESDAAMSFKEIRRRDPTFSLPEFVAEVQEVVKPVLIAYFKGDADVLKKYCTSHVIERCVAERRAFESQGIFFENKILHISEVEVRETKMMGDTPIIIVAFQTQQVYCVRDGLGSVTEGGQDTIQTVYYAWAMQQLDAEQLGDGYAAPYSIWKLREMQQLGVRALI, encoded by the exons ATGGCCAGCAGAAAACTCCTTAGAGATTtcttgatcaacaagcatatacTTCTTCGACCTCAATTAATAGCACCTAAGCAG GCCTTGAGTAGATGGGAAAGGCCGCAGTTCATTTTGTCTAATGGGAATATGCTTAGACGTGAGTTCAGCGTGTTCAATGAGTTCTCTAAGAAGATTAAAGGTGAAGTTGAAAG GAACCAGGAATTTCAACAGTCCATTAAAGAATTTAAGGAGAAGGCACAagaactaaagggagtgaaagaGGATCTAAAAGCTAG AACGAAGCAGACTACTGAGAAGCTCTACAAGAATGTTGATGGTGTTTGGACAGAGGCTGAAGCTAAGGCAAAAAAG GTTTATGCTGACATGGAAGAAAAGATTACTGCTGCTAAAATTGAG GTTAAAGAAAGTCTTGGTGCTGGTAAGCAAGAGCCAACAGGATCGGATGGAACTCCATCAAGTGACTGCCCAAATGGCAATGTTGGAGACAAGTCTGCCTTTGGAGAAGAAAAGCAACAGGGGCAGCAACAGCAACCTGAATCTGATGATCAGCAACAGCAACAGCAACAGCAACAGCAACAGCAACAGCAACAGCAACCTGAATCTGACGATAATTTCAAAACTCTATTTGGCAAGGTGAAAGATGGGTTTTATTCCATTTCTCCTAAGGTGTCTTTAGCTTTCAACAAAGTGAAGGAAGCGAAGCCCATTGACTTGGTGAAGAAGAGCTATGAGATTGTGAAAGATGAGTTGAAAGGAAACCCGAATAGGAGAAAGCGCCTCGAATATGATGTGTCATCTGCTCCATCATCATCAAAATTTGAAAGAAGTACTCGAACTGATATTGTTGTGTTACCTTCAAAGCAATCCCCATGGAGTAAGAAATGGGAGGCATTCAAGAATAAG ATGCGAGGCCATCCTATGTTCAAGCGTGTTAGTGGGATAAGTGAACCTGTACTTGAAAAGAGCCAGGAG ATTGCAGAAGATATGAGGGAGAGATGGGAGACTAGTGATCATCCAGTTGTTCACAAAATCCAAGA TATTAGTGAGACTGTTCTGGGAGAA TCAGATGCTGCGATGTCATTTAAAGAGATTCGTCGCAGAGACCC GACTTTTTCTTTACCAGAATTTGTCGCTGAGGTTCAAGAAGTGGTCAAACCAGTTCTTATTGCTTATTTTAAA GGCGATGCTGATGTTTTGAAAAAGTACTGTACTTCTCACGTCATTGAGCGGTGTGTAGCGGAGCGCAGAGCTTTTGAAAGCCAAGGGATCTTTTTTGAGAACAAG ATTTTGCATATATCAGAAGTTGAGGTTCGAGAGACTAAAATGATGGGAGACACCCCCATTATAATTGTGGCA TTCCAAACACAGCAAGTCTACTGTGTACGCGATGGACTGGGTTCAGTAACAGAAGGTGGTCAG GATACAATTCAGACGGTGTATTATGCATGGGCTATGCAGCAGTTGGATGCTGAACAACTTGGAGATGGCTATGCCGCTCCTTACTCTATCTGGAAGCTTAGAGAAATGCAGCAGCTTGGTGTTAGGGCCCTCATTTAA
- the LOC140887080 gene encoding protein DETOXIFICATION 45, chloroplastic-like translates to MAVAAQFSAGASVWGRLTCWNRRRDVSLHHSSGLRVHLRGENSGELKITDGRRFEACSLSLDNAKGYLSHPLVRRKRHLLSRFGNHRSSDCGVQSRDVDESSAVQEDDFLSNSNGVHNELNCTASSGIINTEDDSREGPISTSLSKDVKHELVMLSLPAIGGQAIEPLVQLMETAFIGNLGSVELASAGVSISLFNIVSKLFNIPLLSVATSFVAEDISKNASRFNTSEKKLQLSSVSTALLLAVGIGIFEAVALSLGSGPLLSLMGISPVSSMRIPAQRFLLLRALGAPAFVVSLALQGIFRGFKDTKTPVICLGFGNFTAVFLFPLFIYYCQMGVYGAAISTVISQYLVTFSMIWNLNKRAVLLPPKLGELQFGDYLKSGGFLIGRTLAVLLTMTLGTSMAARQGPIAMAAHQICLQIWLAVSLLTDALATSAQALIASYISRDDYRTVRDLTQFVLKIGFALGVFLALVLGVSFSSLAKFFTKDTQVLGIVGTVTLFVSISQPINALAFIFDGLHYGVSDFPYAARSMMVIGAVSSAYLLSAPTIFGLPGVWSGLTLFMGLRMVAGFIRLLSHRGPWWFLHVKEAKVIG, encoded by the exons ATGGCCGTGGCCGCACAATTCAGTGCCGGTGCGTCGGTATGGGGTCGATTAACGTGTTGGAACCGTAGAAGGGATGTTTCATTGCACCACTCATCAGGGCTTCGAGTTCACCTTCGGGGAGAGAACTCGGGGGAACTGAAAATTACTGATGGTCGACGTTTCGAGGCTTGTTCTCTGTCTTTAGACAACGCAAAAGGGTATCTGAGTCATCCGCTCGTTCGTCGAAAGAGGCACCTCTTGTCAAGGTTCGGTAACCACCGGAGTTCCGATTGTGGGGTGCAGTCCCGTGATGTAGACGAAAGCTCTGCAGTACAAGAAGACGACTTTCTCTCGAATTCAAATGGAGTACACAA TGAGTTGAATTGCACTGCTTCTTCTGGGATCATTAACACCGAGGATGACTCGAGGGAAGGTCCCATCAGCACATCTTTGTCAAAAGATGTTAAGCATGAGCTTGTGATGCTGTCTTTACCAGCAATTGGGGGACAAGCCATTGAACCTCTGGTACAATTGATGGAGACAGCATTCATAGGAAATTTGG GTTCCGTGGAGTTGGCCTCTGCTGGTGTCTCCATATCTCTCTTCAATATAGTCTCAAAGCTTTTCAATATCCCTCTCCTCAGCGTTGCTACTTCTTTTGTGGCCGAAGATATTTCCAAGAATGCAAGCAGATTTAACACATCCG AAAAAAAGCTGCAGCTTTCTTCTGTGTCCACAGCTTTGCTTTTAGCTGTTGGCATTGGCATCTTTGAAGCTGTTGCCCTGTCTCTGGGATCTGGACCTTTGTTAAGTTTGATGGGCATATCACCA GTCTCTTCTATGCGTATTCCAGCACAACGATTTCTTCTTCTTAGGGCTCTCGGTGCTCCTGCATTTGTTGTCTCTTTGGCTCTTCAAGGCATTTTTCGTGGTTTCAAGGATACAAAGACCCCTGTGATTTGTTTAG GTTTTGGAAATTTTACAGCTGTGTTTCTCTttccattatttatttattattgtcAGATGGGTGTTTATGGAGCTGCCATTTCTACCGTTATATCACA ATACCTTGTTACTTTTTCAATGATTTGGAATCTGAATAAGAGAGCTGTCTTgttgcctccaaaacttggagAGCTGCAGTTTGGTGATTATCTGAAATCAG GTGGCTTTCTAATTGGGAGAACACTTGCTGTTCTGCTGACCATGACCCTTGGTACATCGATGGCTGCACGCCAGGGCCCTATCGCGATGGCTGCTCATCAAATATGCTTACAAATATGGCTTGCTGTATCACTTCTCACAGATGCACTTGCTACTTCGGCTCAG GCCTTGATTGCTAGTTATATATCAAGAGATGATTACAGGACTGTGAGGGATCTCACACAATTTGTGTTAAAG ATAGGTTTTGCCCTAGGTGTTTTCTTAGCTCTGGTTCTGGGTGTTTCTTTTAGTTCTTTGGCTAAATTTTTTACGAAGGACACACAAGTACTAGGTATTGTTGGAACTGTTACTTTG TTTGTGAGTATCAGCCAACCTATAAATGCTCTAGCTTTTATATTTGATGGACTCCATTACGGTGTTTCGGATTTCCCTTATGCAGCACGTTCAATG ATGGTGATTGGGGCTGTCTCTTCTGCATATCTGCTAAGTGCCCCTACCATCTTCGGACTTCCAGGTGTTTGGTCAGGCTTGACTCTCTTCATGGGACTGAGAATGGTGGCTGGATTTATCAG GTTATTGTCACATAGAGGTCCGTGGTGGTTCCTGCACGTCAAAGAGGCCAAG GTCATTGGGTGA
- the LOC140891470 gene encoding protein NLP2-like isoform X1 translates to MMEEFGLATVDINLMDQFLYDGFWLETQTADGSNFWQPISTHRLTSPSFIFPASDNVGSWNTNPPSPENILKQTQTQTSDLFLDNPQMDRRDLSHHSSESTVPSGSLNKLDMETRLWVGTDRNIINARAPVSVRKRLDEAIKRLKDSVRDKNVLIQIWFPVKINGRRVLITNNQPFSLDLNCKNLKEYRDVSENYQFPADEGSKEFVGLPGRVFLKKLPEWTPDVRFFKSEEYPRVVYAQQYNVGGSLALPVFELGSRRCLGVVEIVTTNQRLNYRPELENICRALQAVDLKSFDVPSPLSIEGCDESYQSAVAEIRNIVKYVCSVHELPLAQTWAPCTQHNKQGCRHSDENYAHCVSTIDSACYVADPQVSGFHEACSEHHLLKGEGIPGKAFMSNKPCFSADVTSFSKTDYPLSHHARVFKLCAAVAIRLRSTYTGKADFVLEFFFPLKCKDSDDQKMLLDSLLSVLHQTCQSLRVLSHQELAQETSDKETSSTTAGRSGEDKWPNFIASRAEEPSQNAPSWIMNIMDSQQKGKGVSVSFDDDSKEEGGFRVTTQWDNPENFSHSSGYLSLEGKANEKRKTKAEKTISLQVLRQYFAGSLKDAAKSIGVCPTTLKRICRQHGITRWPSRKIKKVDHSLKKLQLVMDSVQGAEGPIKLGSFYNNFPEFVSPNSSPKLPVDASNMNIQTASKSPTSSSSHSTSSSYCLSTGVKQSSLTLIGDALSAEEMIDQGVLKRARSDAELLLLEAPPMPHNSSRQAKDNDIVPYRIKATFGEEKIRFSLHPHWSFNDLRGELFRRFNVENNVGKVDIKYLDDDAEWVLLTCDADLDECVDIHRSSKTRTIKITVINKAYNQSLGSSFGSNK, encoded by the exons ATGATGGAAGAATTTGGACTCGCCACAGTTGATATCAATCTTATGGATCAGTTCTTGTATGATGGATTCTGGTTAGAGACTCAGACTGCTGATGGATCCAACTTTTGGCAGCCTATTTCAACTCATCGTTTAACTTCTCCttcatttatttttcctgcttCAGACAACGTAGGCAGCTGGAATACGAATCCTCCGAGTCCGGAAAATATCTTGAaacaaacacaaacacaaacatCAGATTTGTTTCTTGATAATCCGCAAATGGACCGTCGTGATCTTTCTCATCATAGCAGTGAATCCACTGTTCCATCGGGTTCTTTGAATAAACTCGACATGGAAACGAGGTTGTGGGTTGGAACGGACCGGAACATAATCAATGCACGTGCTCCCGTTTCAGTGAGGAAGAGGTTGGATGAGGCTATTAAACGCCTCAAAGATTCTGTGAGAGATAAAAATGTGCTTATCCAAATCTGGTTTCCTGTGAAGATAAATGGCAGAAGAGTGCTTATAACTAACAACCAGCCATTTTCACTGGATTTAAACTGCAAAAATCTTAAGGAGTACAGGGATGTATCTGAAAATTACCAATTCCCAGCAGATGAGGGGTCGAAAGAGTTTGTTGGGCTGCCGGGCAGGGTTTTCTTGAAGAAGTTGCCCGAATGGACTCCTGATGTTCGGTTTTTCAAAAGCGAGGAGTATCCGCGCGTTGTTTACGCTCAGCAGTACAATGTTGGAGGATCACTTGCGCTTCCTGTTTTTGAACTGGGGAGTCGTCGTTGCTTGGGGGTGGTCGAAATTGTGACGACTAATCAGAGACTCAATTACCGCCCTGAACTTGAAAACATCTGCAGAGCTCTACAG GCTGTTGATTTGAAGAGTTTTGATGTTCCAAGTCCCCTCAGTATAGAG GGTTGTGATGAATCTTACCAATCTGCCGTGGCAGAGATCAGAAATATTGTGAAATATGTGTGCAGTGTGCATGAACTGCCTTTGGCACAGACATGGGCGCCCTGTACTCAACATAATAAACAAGGGTGCCGACACTCGGATGAGAACTATGCACATTGTGTTTCAACTATTGACTCGGCCTGCTACGTTGCTGATCCCCAAGTTTCCGGCTTTCATGAGGCGTGCTCCGAACACCACTTGCTCAAAGGTGAAGGTATTCCAGGGAAAGCCTTCATGAGTAATAAACCGTGTTTTTCTGCGGACGTGACGTCTTTCAGCAAGACAGATTACCCTCTCTCACACCATGCTAGGGTGTTTAAGTTGTGCGCTGCTGTGGCGATACGACTCAGAAGCACCTACACGGGAAAGGCTGACTTTGTTCTGGAGTTCTTCTTTCCTCTAAAATGCAAAGACTCCGACGATCAGAAGATGCTGCTCGACTCTTTGTTGTCTGTTTTGCATCAAACTTGCCAGAGCCTGAGGGTTCTGTCCCACCAAGAGTTGGCTCAAGAAACATCAGATAAAGAGACGAGTAGCACCACAGCAGGCAGGTCAGGGGAGGACAAATGGCCAAATTTTATCGCTTCTCGCGCAGAAGAACCTTCTCAAAATGCTCCATCCTGGATCATGAATATAATGGATTCCCAGCAAAAAGGTAAAGGAGTCTCTGTTTCTTTTGATGATGATAGCAAGGAGGAAGGAGGGTTCAGGGTGACAACTCAGTGGGATAATCCTGAAAACTTTTCCCATTCTAGTGGGTATCTTTCCTTAGAGGGGAAAGCAAATGAAAAGAGAAAGACAAAGGCTGAGAAGACCATTAGTTTGCAAGTACTTAGGCAATATTTTGCTGGGAGCCTAAAAGATGCTGCCAAGAGCATTGGGG TTTGTCCTACTACTCTGAAGAGAATATGCAGGCAGCATGGGATCACCCGATGGCCTTCTAGGAAGATAAAGAAAGTAGACCACTCATTGAAGAAACTCCAACTTGTGATGGATTCAGTCCAGGGCGCCGAGGGTCCTATTAAGCTCGGTTCTTTCTATAACAACTTCCCCGAATTCGTCTCTCCCAATTCCTCTCCCAAGCTACCTGTGGACGCTTCAAACATGAACATCCAGACTGCTTCAAAGTCACCTACTTCCTCCAGCAGTCACAGCACAAGTTCAAGTTACTGCCTCTCCACTGGGGTGAAACAATCATCTCTCACTCTCATTGGAGACGCTTTATCCGCAGAAGAAATGATTGATCAAGGGGTGCTAAAGAGAGCAAGGAGTGATGCAGAATTGCTTCTCCTAGAGGCCCCGCCGATGCCACATAATAGCAGCAGGCAGGCAAAGGACAACGACATAGTCCCTTACAGGATAAAAGCCACTTTCGGAGAAGAAAAGATCCGGTTCAGCCTGCATCCACACTGGAGTTTCAATGATTTAAGAGGAGAGCTTTTCAGGCGTTTCAATGTAGAAAACAATGTGGGTAAAGTTGATATAAAATACCTGGATGATGACGCCGAATGGGTGCTTTTGACATGCGACGCTGATCTTGATGAGTGTGTTGACATACACAGATCATCCAAGACCAGAACCATAAAAATTACTGTCATTAATAAAGCTTATAACCAAAGTCTTGGAAGTTCATTTGGTAGCAATAAATAG
- the LOC140892984 gene encoding uncharacterized protein codes for MAAEYSSLLKNKFWVLRHGRSIPNEKGIIISSLENGILEEYRLCPDGVHQARLAGESFLEEIKKRNIGIERIRICYSPFSRTSHTAKVVASVLNVPFDGPQCKAMEDLRERFFGGSFELKSHDKYPEIWAMDEKDPFTRPEGGESVADVVTRLIRALAKMESTFEGCTVLVVSHGDPLQILQTIVNASVQTTRTDANDLTSRIQEISVPSVLSQHRKFALNTGELRELV; via the exons ATGGCGGCTGAGTATTCATCGTTGCTGAAGAACAAATTCTGGGTGCTCAGGCATGGAAGAAGCATCCCAAACGAAAAGGGAATAATCATTTCATCTCTG GAAAATGGGATTCTTGAAGAATATCGTTTGTGTCCTGATGGGGTTCATCAGGCTCGTTTGGCTGGAGAATCCTTCCTCGAG GAAATAAAGAAAAGGAACATTGGGATAGAGCGCATTCGTATATGTTACTCACCATTTTCAAGGACCAGTCATACTGCAAAAGTGGTTGCTTCCGTTCTAAATGTTCCATTTGATGGTCCACAGTGCAAG GCTATGGAGGATCTTCGGGAGCGGTTCTTTGGTGGTTCATTTGAGCTGAAGTCCCATGATAAA TACCCTGAGATTTGGGCCATGGATGAGAAAGATCCCTTCACGCGACCTGAAGGAGGAGAAAGTGTTGCTGATGTTGTCACAAGGCTGATAAGGGCTTTGGCTAAAATGGAATCAACATTTGAAGG GTGCACGGTGTTAGTTGTCAGTCATGGAGATCCCTTGCAGATTCTGCAGACAATAGTCAATGCATCTGTGCAGACCACAAGAACTGATGCAAATGACTTGACCTCAAGAATTCAGGAAATCAGTGTCCCTTCTGTCCTGTCACAGCACCGGAAATTTGCTCTAAATACGGGAGAACTTCGTGAATTAGTGTAG
- the LOC140887081 gene encoding isocitrate dehydrogenase [NAD] regulatory subunit 1, mitochondrial: MSRRILSHLRSTRSVTYMPRPGDGTPRAVTLIPGDGIGPLVTGAVEQVMEAMHAPVYFEKYDIHGDMKAAPPEVIESIKKNKVCLKGGLRTPVGGGVSSINMLLRKELDLYASLVHCFNLQGLPTRHHDVDIVVIRENTEGEYSGLEHEVVPGVVESLKVITKFCSERIAKYAFEYAYLNNRKKVTAVHKANIMKLADGLFLESCREIANKYPSIQYNEMIVDNCSMQLVSKPEQFDVMVTPNLYGNLVANIAAGIAGGTGVMPGGNVGADHAIFEQGASAGNVGNEKVVEQMKANPVALLLSSAMMLRHLQFPSFADRLETSVKRVISEGKYRTKDLGGQSTTQEVVDAVIANLD; encoded by the exons ATGTCTAGACGAATCCTCAGCCACCTCCGTTCCACACGATCGGTCACCTACATGCCCCGCCCCGGCGACGGGACCCCTCGGGCTGTCACCCTTATTCCCGGCGACGGGATCGGCCCTCTCGTTACCGGTGCTGTCGAGCAGGTCATGGAGGCCATGCACGCTCCCGTCTACTTCGAGAAGTACGACATCCACGGCGACATGAAGGCCGCCCCTCCCGAGGTGATCGAATCGATTAAGAAGAATAAGGTGTGTCTTAAGGGTGGACTTAGGACCCCGGTGGGCGGAGGAGTCAGCTCAATCAATATGCTTTTGAGGAAGGAGCTCGATCTCTACGCTTCACTCGTCCATTGCTTCAATCTTCAGGGGCTTCCAACGCGCCACCATGACGTAGATATTGTCGTCATCAGGGAGAATACTGAGGGTGAATACTCGGGCCTCGAGCATGAGGTTGTTCCTGGTGTGGTCGAAAGCCTCAAG GTGATAACAAAGTTCTGTTCAGAGAGAATTGCAAAATATGCCTTTGAATATGCCTATCTCAACAACCGGAAGAAAGTGACTGCCGTGCACAAAGCAAATATTATGAAACTTGCAGATGGTTTATTTCTAGAATCATGCCGGGAAATTGCTAACAAATACCCTAGCATTCAGTACAATGAGATGATAGTGGATAACTGCTCTATGCAACTTGTTTCCAAGCCGGAGCAATTTGATGTCATG GTGACTCCTAATCTTTATGGGAATCTGGTTGCAAATATAGCTGCTGGAATTGCTGGAGGTACTGGTGTCATGCCCGGAG GGAACGTCGGTGCCGATCATGCCATATTCGAACAAGGTGCCTCTGCAGGAAATGTAGGAAACGAGAAAGTGGTAGAACAAATGAAGGCGAACCCCGTAGCTTTGCTGCTTTCGTCGGCTATGATGCTGAGACACCTGCAGTTCCCTTCATTTGCCGACAGACTAGAGACCTCTGTGAAGCGTGTAATATCTGAAGGTAAATACCGTACAAAAGATCTTGGTGGACAAAGTACCACACAAGAAGTTGTGGATGCCGTCATAGCAAATCTCGACTGA